From Pseudobacteriovorax antillogorgiicola, the proteins below share one genomic window:
- a CDS encoding aminotransferase class III-fold pyridoxal phosphate-dependent enzyme produces the protein MEKIEKLHEIRKQTGAAVTTGLEDEILAAFLDKDPSLGIAIDEAYQAFQELAREHKDMLTMDETKLVEELQAGYLNFYAANAVNPYVSLSAKGPWLVTSHGAVLHDSGGYGMLGFGHSPDKVLDAMNGRQVMANVMTAHFSQKFLVDRLKKEVGHTRSSGMPFKKFVCLNSGSESVTVAARISDLNARVVTDPGGRYEGRTINMLAMKGGFHGRTDRPAQASDSSLKSYQKLASFRDRKNLITVEPNNVDELRQAFAQAEKDNVFIEMVLLEPVMGEGNPGVGVTREFYDEVRKLTKEHGCMMLVDSIQAGLRAHGCLSITDYPGFQDCEAPDLETYSKAVNAGQYPLSILALNDTAAGIFQRGIYGNTMTTNPRALDVACAVLDSITPELRKNIVERGKEFIDKFKGLQKEFPDIVTGVSGTGLLCALHLKKDGFVVVGDDCVEAYMRKIGIGVIHGGENALRFTPHFNITSAEVDLIIDKIRETLKRGPVYK, from the coding sequence GGACCCGAGTCTTGGCATCGCCATTGATGAGGCTTACCAAGCCTTCCAAGAGCTGGCGCGTGAACACAAAGACATGCTAACCATGGATGAAACCAAGCTTGTTGAAGAGCTTCAGGCTGGCTATCTTAATTTCTATGCAGCAAACGCGGTGAACCCTTATGTGTCTCTCAGTGCCAAGGGACCGTGGCTGGTAACGAGTCATGGAGCCGTGCTTCATGACTCTGGCGGCTATGGCATGCTGGGCTTTGGGCACAGTCCCGATAAAGTTCTCGATGCAATGAACGGTCGCCAGGTCATGGCTAACGTAATGACCGCGCATTTTAGCCAAAAGTTTCTCGTGGATCGCTTGAAGAAAGAAGTTGGTCACACCCGTAGCAGCGGTATGCCTTTTAAAAAGTTTGTTTGTCTAAACAGCGGCAGCGAATCGGTAACCGTTGCGGCTCGAATCTCAGATCTCAATGCTCGCGTGGTGACCGACCCAGGTGGTCGCTATGAAGGCCGGACGATCAACATGCTGGCGATGAAAGGTGGCTTTCACGGCCGAACTGATCGGCCAGCCCAAGCATCGGATTCTAGTTTGAAATCTTACCAGAAGCTGGCGTCCTTTCGCGATCGCAAGAACTTGATCACTGTGGAACCGAACAACGTTGACGAATTGCGACAGGCTTTTGCACAAGCGGAGAAGGATAACGTCTTCATCGAGATGGTTCTCCTTGAGCCAGTGATGGGGGAAGGCAATCCTGGAGTAGGCGTGACCCGAGAGTTTTATGACGAAGTTCGCAAACTCACGAAAGAGCACGGCTGTATGATGCTGGTGGATTCGATTCAGGCTGGTCTTCGGGCTCATGGCTGCCTCAGCATCACCGATTACCCAGGCTTTCAGGACTGCGAAGCGCCTGATCTGGAAACTTATTCCAAGGCTGTGAATGCGGGCCAGTATCCTTTGTCCATCCTAGCCTTAAATGATACGGCTGCAGGGATCTTCCAGCGAGGGATCTATGGAAACACGATGACCACGAACCCTCGTGCCCTTGACGTTGCCTGCGCGGTGCTCGATTCGATTACTCCTGAACTCAGAAAAAACATAGTTGAACGGGGTAAAGAATTTATTGATAAGTTCAAAGGGCTACAAAAGGAATTCCCTGATATTGTCACGGGAGTTTCTGGTACTGGGCTGCTCTGTGCCTTGCATCTGAAGAAAGACGGTTTCGTTGTTGTTGGTGACGACTGCGTTGAGGCTTATATGCGTAAGATCGGAATTGGGGTGATCCACGGTGGCGAAAACGCCCTGCGCTTTACTCCTCACTTCAACATCACCAGTGCTGAAGTTGATCTCATTATCGATAAGATTCGCGAAACTTTGAAACGTGGGCCAGTTT